The following are encoded in a window of Fusarium verticillioides 7600 chromosome 6, whole genome shotgun sequence genomic DNA:
- a CDS encoding protein kinase C substrate 80K-H, with amino-acid sequence MQHPNSLALLGAIYAFTLAAAGSVPRGVGPEFASHYQGDEFSCITNAAIKLSLDRVNDNTCDCPDGSDEPGTAACANLDPLSPEQPLAGSISGTTNTTNALPGFWCENKGHIGMYVPFLYVNDGVCDYELCCDGSEEYGSVGGVKCENKCAEIGKEYRRLEDEKKKALQKAAMKRGKMVSEAKDLRQKVEKKVEDLKKEIAALEVKKEELAQKHRDAEQQDKGKVVREGPGTGKLGVLVGLAKTRVNELRDTLDKVVTQRDALKERVGELEELLTKFKTDYNPNFNDEGVKAAIRSFEDYSARRAESKEEVVSDEDVLSVLKEDGENAGVNWSEFEEGEGSDTDILYNFEAYLPPPVRAFIHNSLDNLRVWAITNGILADNSSPGKESTLVRAAREAVDAANRDLSDKKSTLSVEQADLDFDYGPDDIFRALKDKCVTLEAGEYTYEQCWLGSTKQKSKKGHGQSNMGNFKRIDREMADEEDRIDGKSLGRGERMVLRYEDGQQCWNGPQRRTDVWLGCAETEELWRVSESEKCVYRMEIGTPAACDFSRWDVGSQPKKPRSRDEL; translated from the exons atGCAACACCCGAATTCTCTGGCGCTTCTGGGCGCTATCTACGCTTTTACcctggctgctgctggcagtGTGCCTAGAGGCGTTGGCCCAGAGT TTGCTTCTCACTACCAGGGCGATGAATTCTCCTGCATCACCAACGCAGCGATCAAATTGAGTCTTGACAGAGTCAACGATAACACGTGCGATTGTCCCGATGGCTCAGACGAACCAGGCACCGCTGCCTGCGCCAACCTCGACCCTCTCTCCCCCGAACAACCTCTGGCGGGCTCCATCTCCGGcaccacaaacaccaccaacgccCTGCCCGGCTTCTGGTGCGAGAACAAGGGCCACATTGGCATGTACGTTCCGTTCCTCTACGTCAACGACGGCGTGTGCGACTACGAGCTCTGCTGCGATGGGTCAGAGGAGTACGGCAGTGTAGGCGGTGTCAAGTGCGAGAACAAATGTGCCGAGATCGGAAAGGAGTACAGACgcttggaggatgagaagaagaaggctttgcAGAAGGCTGCGATGAAGAGGGGCAAGATGGTCAGCGAGGCGAAGGATCTGCGAcaaaaggttgagaagaaggtggaggatctcaagaaggagattgcgGCGctggaggtcaagaaggaggaacTTGCGCAGAAGCACCGTGATGCTGAACAGCAAGATAAGGGAAAGGTTGTTCGTGAGGGTCCTGGCACTGGAAAGcttggtgttcttgttggtcttgcaAAGACTCGCGTTAACGAGCTTAGGGATACGCTGGATAAGGTGGTTACCCAGCGtgatgccctcaaggagcGAGTCGGtgaacttgaggagcttTTGACAAAGTTCAAGACTGATTATaaccccaacttcaacgATGAGGGTGTCAAGGCGGCGATTCGGTCGTTTGAGGATTACTCGGCTCGTCGGGCGGAGAGCAAGGAGGAGGTTGTTAGCGATGAGGATGTTTTGAGTGTTCTCAAGGAGGATGGGGAGAATGCCGGTGTTAACTGGAGTGAGTttgaggagggcgagggAAGCGATACTGATATCC TGTACAACTTTGAGGCTTACCTCCCCCCTCCCGTCCGAGCCTTCATCCACAACTCCCTCGACAACCTCCGCGTCTGggccatcaccaacggcATCCTCGCCGACAACTCATCCCCCGGCAAAGAATCCACCCTCGTCCGCGCCGCCCGCGAAGCCGTCGACGCTGCCAATCGCGACCTCTCCGACAAAAAGTCCACTCTCTCCGTCGAACAAGCCgatctcgactttgactACGGTCCCGACGATATCTTCCGCGCCCTCAAAGATAAGTGTGTAACTCTCGAGGCGGGCGAGTACACCTACGAGCAATGCTGGCTCGGCAGCACGAAgcaaaagtccaagaagggaCACGGTCAAAGCAACATGGGAAATTTCAAACGCATTGATAGAGAAATggcggatgaagaggatagGATCGATGGCAAGAGTCTGGGTAGGGGTGAGAGGATGGTGTTAAGGTATGAGGATGGTCAGCAGTGCTGGAATGGACCGCAGAGGAGAACGGATGTGTGGCTGGGATGTGCGGAGACGGAGGAGTTGTGGAGGGTCAGTGAGAGCGAGAAGTGCGTTTACAGGATGGAGATTGGCACGCCTGCTGCCTGTGACTTTTCGAGATGGGATGTTGGAAgccagcccaagaagcccaGATCTCGCGATGAGCTATAG